Proteins encoded in a region of the Nicotiana tomentosiformis chromosome 9, ASM39032v3, whole genome shotgun sequence genome:
- the LOC104110939 gene encoding probable E3 ubiquitin-protein ligase LUL4, which yields MGISQSNSNNRRRNHAYYYAYNHPSSYSYYDTPYHTHPPPPPPPPFPFPPHLLPPPPPSYSYPTTCNNSTNPIVGRSFFAPYHNNTDWSGSGSYLPPQPQAQMVGGLVTPPTPSPYAETQQAKKVRSGVNVHKDSLKLELDELNPHHHLVSFVFDALFDGNITVFYFVKEEPHCRFVPLYPHVHVPITIPFQRGLGQKFRQPSGTGIDLGFFEMDDLSELSSENSVFPLVITATTCLPSFLTEDHVSNTQPKTSLHMQISQAVLEKDNEGAFRVRIIRQILWVDNARYELHELYGIGNSGPGYENDGSGKECVICMTEPKDTAVLPCRHMCMCNGCANTLRLQSNRCPICRQPFEELLEIRINNGDTDE from the exons ATGGGCATTTCACAGAGCAATAGCAACAATAGAAGAAGAAATCATGCTTATTATTATGCCTACAACCACCCTTCCTCCTACTCTTACTACGATACTCCTTACCATACCcaccctcctcctcctcctcctcctcctttccCTTTTCCACCTCATCTCCTCCCACCCCCACCACCCTCCTACTCCTACCCCACTACCTGCAACAACTCCACTAACCCTATTGTGGGTAGGTCTTTTTTTGCTCCATATCACAACAACACTGACTGGTCTGGTTCTGGTTCTTACCTGCCTCCTCAGCCTCAGGCTCAAATGGTAGGTGGGTTGGTCACCCCACCTACCCCATCACCCTATGCTGAAACCCAACAAGCCAAGAAAGTTAGGAGTGGTGTCAATGTGCATAAAGATTCCTTAAAGCTTGAGCTTGATGAGCTGAACCCACATCACCATTTGGTTTCTTTTGTCTTTGATGCTCTCTTTGATGGAAA CATCACAGTGTTTTATTTTGTCAAGGAAGAGCCTCATTGCAGATTTGTTCCATTATATCCCCACGTCCATGTACCTATAACAATTCCTTTCCAGAGAGGACTTGGACAGAAATTTCGTCAGCCTTCTGGGACGGGCATTGACTTGGGCTTCTTTGAAATGGACGATCTCTCCGAACTGTCATCAGAAAACAGTGTTTTTCCCCTTGTAATTACTGCTACAACCTGCCTTCCATCTTTTTTAACAGAGGATCATGTTAGCAATACTCAGCCTAAAACGTCCCTCCATATGCAAATTAGTCAAGCTGTACTGGAGAAGGATAATGAAGGGGCTTTCAGAGTGAGAATCATTCGGCAGATTTTATGGGTTGACAATGCTCGCTATGAGCTGCATGAGTTATATGGAATTGGAAACTCTGGCCCCGGTTATGAGAACGATGGCTCAGGCAAGGAGTGTGTAATATGCATGACTGAACCCAAAGATACAGCAGTGCTTCCATGCCGACATATG TGCATGTGCAATGGATGTGCAAACACATTGAGACTTCAGTCAAACAGATGTCCAATCTGCCGGCAACCTTTTGAAGAGCTCTTAGAGATCAGGATTAACAATGGTGATACCGATGAGTGA
- the LOC104110941 gene encoding uncharacterized protein, with the protein MTILDQNDDSSIASSTSASAPISKPNIDPNCPFYMHPSDNPSAMLVTTPFNGIGYRSWRRSVLRALLVKNKLGFINGECKRPKSDSPSLRQWMRCDDMVTLWILNSLAKDIAESIKYANDAAELWTELEDRYDQTNGTKLNQIQKEINDLSQGILDVTGYYTKMKNYGKN; encoded by the coding sequence ATGACTATTCTCGATCAAAATGACGATTCCAGCATCGCCTCAAGTACTTCTGCTTCTGCCCCTATTTCTAAGCCCAACATCGATCCGAATTGCCCTTTTTACATGCACCCGTCAGATAATCCTAGTGCAATGTTGGTGACGACTCCTTTCAACGGTATTGGTTATCGATCTTGGAGAAGAAGTGTCCTACGTGCTCTTTTAGTGAAGAACAAGTTAGGCTTCATCAATGGTGAGTGCAAACGTCCAAAATCAGATTCCCCATCTCTCCGTCAGTGGATGCGTTGTGACGACATGGTCACTTTGTGGATCTTAAATTCCCTTGCTAAGGATATCGCAGAGAGCATAAAATATGCCAATGATGCGGCGGAATTGTGGACAGAGTTAGAAGATCGCTATGATCAAACCAATGGAACCAAACTAAATCAAATTCAGAAGGAAATTAACGACTTGTCTCAAGGAATCCTTGACGTCACAGGCTATTACACAAAGATGAAAAACTATGGGAAGAACTAA